One Candidatus Poribacteria bacterium DNA window includes the following coding sequences:
- a CDS encoding thioredoxin domain-containing protein, with protein sequence MHGTPEHTNRLIHETSPYLLQHAHNPVDWYPWGEEALTRAKDDQKPILLSIGYSACHWCHVMERESFENEEIAAVMNELFINIKVDREERPDLDEIYMNAVQIMARQGGWPMTVFLTPDLKPFFGGTYYPPTDGYGRPGFPKVMHAVAEAFRDQNVQVLQQADQITDHLAQMSNVVDPHHYELTEELMTQAFQHYHSRFDAHHGGFGDPPKFPPSMGLPFLLRYWHHSGNANALEMVELTLEKMARGGMYDQLGGGFHRYSTDAHWLVPHFEKMLYDNAQLVVAYFEAYQATQKPFYRDVATETLDYVLREMYDAENGGFYSTQDADSEGVEGKFFVWEPNDVEDVVGEENAQIFCEYYDITPQGNFEGENILHVQTPPDVFARKLRLDGEELETLLADGKQKLFDEREKRIKPGLDDKILTSWNGIMIRGMAMGYQLTGKPEYLEACEKSAEFVLTTLSQEDGLLLRTYRAGKSHLNAYLEDYAYFIAGLIALYEASFEPRWLTEAERLAHIMIDQFGDDAGDGFFFTGKAHETLIVQSKSAYDGATPSGASMAIHSLLRLAKHLDNSEFHDKAVETLLLYFQQMEAMPSGSGQLLCELAFLLSTPKEIAIVGEKGNAKTEAMLEALHGTYLPNKIVALSESTDGQTLPLLAGKTQVDDTATAYVCENYVCQAPTTDVDAFIELLQ encoded by the coding sequence ATGCACGGTACACCCGAACACACCAACCGCCTTATCCATGAAACAAGCCCCTATCTGCTCCAGCATGCCCATAATCCCGTTGACTGGTATCCCTGGGGCGAAGAAGCATTGACGCGCGCCAAAGATGACCAGAAGCCTATCCTTCTGAGTATCGGCTACTCCGCGTGCCACTGGTGCCACGTCATGGAACGCGAATCCTTTGAAAATGAAGAGATCGCCGCGGTCATGAACGAGCTTTTCATCAACATCAAGGTCGATAGAGAAGAGCGTCCCGATTTAGATGAAATCTACATGAACGCCGTCCAGATCATGGCCCGTCAAGGGGGCTGGCCCATGACGGTCTTCCTCACGCCTGACCTGAAACCCTTCTTCGGCGGAACCTATTACCCGCCGACCGACGGATACGGTAGACCCGGGTTCCCGAAGGTGATGCATGCTGTTGCTGAGGCGTTCAGGGATCAAAATGTGCAGGTCCTACAGCAAGCCGACCAAATTACTGACCACCTTGCCCAGATGAGTAACGTCGTTGACCCGCACCATTATGAACTCACGGAAGAGTTGATGACCCAGGCGTTTCAGCACTACCACTCGCGATTCGATGCACACCACGGTGGATTCGGCGACCCTCCCAAATTCCCACCCAGCATGGGATTGCCTTTCCTCCTGCGCTATTGGCACCACAGCGGCAACGCCAACGCCTTAGAGATGGTCGAGCTTACACTGGAGAAGATGGCGCGCGGGGGTATGTATGACCAACTCGGTGGCGGTTTTCACCGATATTCCACCGATGCTCACTGGCTTGTCCCACATTTTGAGAAGATGTTATATGACAACGCACAACTCGTTGTCGCCTATTTTGAGGCGTATCAAGCCACGCAGAAACCGTTCTATCGTGATGTAGCCACGGAAACCCTCGATTACGTTCTCCGTGAGATGTACGACGCAGAAAACGGCGGTTTCTATTCCACCCAAGATGCCGATAGTGAAGGGGTAGAGGGCAAATTCTTCGTCTGGGAGCCGAACGATGTGGAAGATGTCGTTGGTGAAGAGAATGCCCAGATCTTCTGTGAGTATTACGACATCACACCACAAGGCAACTTTGAGGGAGAAAACATCCTCCACGTCCAGACGCCACCTGATGTCTTTGCTCGGAAGCTGCGTCTGGATGGCGAGGAACTGGAAACGCTTCTCGCAGATGGAAAGCAGAAGTTGTTTGATGAACGAGAGAAGCGAATTAAACCCGGATTGGACGACAAAATCCTCACCAGTTGGAACGGAATCATGATTCGCGGTATGGCGATGGGATACCAACTGACCGGGAAACCTGAATACCTTGAGGCGTGTGAAAAATCCGCTGAATTCGTCTTGACGACCCTATCACAAGAGGACGGACTCCTCTTGCGCACCTATCGTGCCGGTAAAAGCCACCTCAACGCCTATCTTGAGGACTACGCCTACTTCATCGCTGGGTTAATCGCGCTCTACGAAGCCAGTTTTGAACCGCGGTGGCTCACTGAAGCCGAACGCCTCGCACACATCATGATCGATCAGTTCGGGGACGACGCAGGCGACGGGTTCTTCTTCACTGGCAAAGCACACGAGACGCTGATCGTCCAATCCAAGTCCGCTTACGACGGTGCCACACCTTCCGGGGCATCCATGGCGATTCACAGTCTCCTACGGCTCGCCAAACACCTTGACAATTCTGAATTCCACGACAAAGCCGTTGAGACGTTGTTGCTCTACTTCCAGCAAATGGAGGCGATGCCTTCAGGATCCGGGCAGCTGCTCTGTGAATTAGCATTCCTGCTATCGACACCCAAAGAGATTGCGATTGTTGGTGAAAAAGGGAATGCAAAAACGGAGGCGATGTTAGAAGCATTGCACGGCACGTATCTGCCCAACAAAATCGTCGCCTTGAGCGAATCCACTGACGGACAGACGTTACCGCTCCTCGCTGGCAAGACCCAAGTTGACGACACCGCAACCGCCTACGTCTGCGAGAATTACGTCTGCCAAGCCCCCACAACGGATGTTGATGCATTCATAGAACTCTTACAATAA
- a CDS encoding ParA family protein, with product MTAYAFWNNKGGIGKSFLSFVAATEYARTYPNADVYVIDLCPQANISEMLLLDSQLLIDTGDQRSIYSYDVVRENVDPIHKLIGKTPRATVAGYLEARLNSPFKQIHDVSPYVCHPRNFNAKLPTNLLLVCGDYLLEILSEAIRQTSQLAIPVDAWKQVLNWIKDLTIALRKRSGSRDALFIIDCNPSFAIYTQLALAATENLVVPFTPDDSSRRAVENVVALLYGYGVSDPKIETYARINFANRAKDEGLDVPKLHTFISNRVTLHGGKASRAFEAVNEAIKATLDELHKKHRQIYASPKDLPSKRFIEVPDYHSACVVMTVKGIPLDSLRPGPNMVHDKPVQLNPKPLERYRNALTEFVNYL from the coding sequence ATGACAGCTTACGCATTTTGGAACAACAAAGGAGGGATTGGCAAGAGTTTCTTAAGCTTTGTTGCCGCAACAGAATATGCCCGTACTTACCCGAACGCCGATGTCTATGTGATAGACCTTTGTCCACAGGCGAACATCTCTGAGATGTTGCTCTTGGATTCCCAACTTTTGATTGATACCGGTGACCAAAGGTCAATATATAGTTACGATGTAGTCCGAGAAAATGTTGATCCGATACACAAACTAATAGGAAAAACGCCGCGTGCTACAGTTGCGGGTTACCTTGAAGCGCGACTGAATTCTCCATTTAAGCAGATCCATGATGTTTCTCCTTATGTGTGCCATCCTCGGAACTTCAACGCAAAACTTCCAACAAATTTACTTTTGGTTTGCGGTGATTATCTGCTGGAAATCCTCTCAGAGGCGATTCGTCAGACCTCCCAGCTTGCCATTCCGGTAGATGCATGGAAACAAGTACTCAATTGGATCAAAGATTTGACAATCGCGTTACGTAAGCGGAGCGGAAGCAGAGATGCACTTTTTATTATTGACTGTAATCCGAGTTTCGCTATTTATACTCAGTTGGCACTTGCTGCAACTGAAAACCTTGTCGTGCCTTTTACACCTGATGATAGTTCACGTCGGGCCGTGGAGAATGTTGTTGCCCTGCTTTATGGATACGGTGTGAGTGACCCTAAAATAGAAACTTATGCGAGAATCAACTTTGCTAATAGAGCAAAGGACGAGGGTTTGGATGTTCCGAAACTCCACACCTTCATCAGTAATCGCGTAACTCTCCATGGTGGCAAGGCAAGCAGGGCTTTTGAGGCAGTAAATGAGGCCATTAAAGCAACATTGGATGAACTTCACAAAAAACATCGCCAAATTTATGCATCCCCAAAAGATTTACCGAGTAAAAGGTTCATAGAGGTCCCAGACTATCACAGTGCATGTGTCGTTATGACGGTTAAAGGAATACCCTTAGATAGTCTTCGCCCCGGACCGAATATGGTTCACGATAAACCGGTCCAACTCAATCCCAAACCGTTAGAACGGTATCGGAATGCTCTTACTGAATTTGTAAATTATCTTTAA
- a CDS encoding type III restriction endonuclease subunit R, which translates to MALHPDFPESPHAIIDPAVRWLPDQPLLFEEYGMLLPPLVQKIREQVKTWRDNNYSGASETSKALLNWWFNTEHLSEQDDETRTEFRYYFAQREAIETIIYLYDVVKVRDEYDLMRFDSSRAVSAGLFDENWRRFVIKMATGTGKTKVMSLAIAWSFFHKLYESDSELSRNFLVIAPNIIVLDRLYHDFQGLRIFFNDPVLPDNGFEGNNWRDDFQLTLHVQDEVRTTQPTGNIFLTNIHRVYSSDQSPPSPDDDNSMDYFFGKKPTGATTDSKVDLGDIVRDIDELMILNDEAHHVHDRRLAWFKSIEDIHNRLLQKGSELALQVDVSATPKHDNGAIFVQTVADYPLVEAISQNVVKHPVLPDAESRAKLEERQSVRYTEKYADYLELGVMEWRKAAEEHEKLGKKAILFVMTDNTQNCDEVAASLENLHPALKNAVLVIHTNRSGEISEARSSKKQAELEKLRKQANEIDSLESPYKAIVSVLMLKEGWDVKNVTTIVGLRAYSAKANILPEQTLGRGLRLMYSGGLEETVSVIGTDAFMEFVEEIKSEGVELERQAMGVGTKPKAPLVIEVDKANVNKDIDALDIEVPILTRRIYREYTSLADLDITQFGFTPVAYQAFDETSEREIVFTDMATGEVTHTTVLDGSGVADYRSVIGYFAETLRKDLRLISGYDVLYGKVKDFVQNQLFGETVMLEHPDTLQNLSELSATKTVMETFKYAINDLTIQDRGDAKLIETTRAQDARPFMVKEQEYLVPQKSVFNRVTGDSHFELEFAAFLENCPDVVSYVKNDFSLHFKLDYINADGDISNYYPDFVVKLTNRRVIVVETKGREDLDVPRKMQRLSQWCKDVNKVSSNTIYDFVYVDQESFDVYRPETFQQLLDGFTEYKTS; encoded by the coding sequence ATGGCTTTACACCCCGATTTTCCCGAATCTCCACACGCAATCATTGACCCTGCAGTGCGTTGGCTTCCAGATCAGCCTCTGTTGTTTGAGGAATATGGGATGCTATTGCCCCCGCTTGTGCAAAAGATCCGGGAACAAGTCAAAACGTGGCGGGATAACAACTACAGCGGTGCCTCCGAAACGAGCAAAGCACTCCTCAATTGGTGGTTTAATACCGAACACCTGAGCGAACAGGATGATGAAACGAGGACAGAATTCCGGTATTACTTCGCCCAGCGCGAGGCAATCGAAACCATCATCTACCTATACGATGTTGTCAAGGTAAGGGACGAATACGATCTCATGCGCTTTGACAGTTCCCGCGCCGTTTCAGCGGGACTGTTTGACGAAAACTGGCGGCGGTTTGTCATAAAAATGGCAACAGGCACAGGCAAAACGAAAGTGATGAGCCTCGCCATCGCGTGGAGTTTCTTTCACAAGTTATATGAATCCGATTCCGAACTCTCGCGCAACTTCCTCGTCATTGCCCCCAATATCATTGTGCTTGACCGACTCTATCACGATTTTCAGGGGTTACGCATTTTCTTTAATGATCCCGTGCTGCCCGATAACGGGTTTGAAGGTAACAACTGGCGTGACGATTTTCAACTCACCCTACACGTCCAAGACGAAGTACGTACTACCCAACCCACAGGCAACATCTTTCTCACCAACATCCACCGCGTCTATTCCAGCGATCAATCCCCACCGTCCCCTGATGATGATAACAGCATGGACTACTTTTTCGGTAAAAAGCCGACAGGGGCAACAACAGATTCTAAGGTTGATCTCGGAGACATCGTTCGCGACATCGACGAACTGATGATCCTCAACGATGAAGCACACCATGTCCACGATCGGAGGTTAGCATGGTTCAAGTCCATTGAAGATATTCACAATCGTCTTTTGCAGAAAGGCAGTGAATTGGCATTGCAAGTGGATGTAAGTGCTACGCCGAAGCACGACAACGGTGCAATTTTTGTGCAAACAGTCGCAGATTATCCGCTTGTAGAGGCGATTTCGCAAAATGTTGTTAAGCACCCTGTCCTTCCGGATGCTGAGAGCCGGGCAAAACTTGAGGAACGCCAAAGCGTGAGGTATACCGAGAAGTATGCCGACTATCTCGAACTCGGTGTTATGGAGTGGCGAAAAGCAGCTGAAGAACATGAAAAATTAGGGAAGAAAGCCATCCTATTTGTGATGACCGACAATACCCAGAACTGCGACGAAGTGGCAGCGTCCCTCGAAAACCTGCATCCTGCTCTCAAAAATGCCGTCCTCGTCATTCATACCAACAGAAGTGGTGAAATCTCTGAGGCGAGATCCAGTAAGAAACAAGCAGAATTGGAGAAACTCCGTAAGCAGGCGAATGAGATTGATTCCCTGGAGAGTCCATACAAAGCGATTGTCTCCGTGTTGATGCTCAAGGAGGGATGGGATGTCAAGAATGTAACGACTATTGTTGGACTCCGCGCCTATTCCGCCAAAGCCAATATCTTACCAGAACAAACGCTTGGACGCGGGCTCCGCCTCATGTACTCGGGTGGTCTCGAAGAAACTGTGAGTGTTATTGGCACTGATGCCTTCATGGAGTTTGTTGAGGAGATTAAATCGGAAGGGGTCGAATTGGAACGTCAAGCGATGGGTGTAGGGACAAAACCGAAAGCACCCCTCGTCATTGAAGTGGACAAAGCGAATGTCAACAAAGATATTGACGCGCTTGATATTGAAGTCCCGATACTGACGCGCCGCATCTATCGGGAGTACACGAGTCTCGCGGATTTGGATATCACACAGTTCGGTTTTACACCCGTGGCATACCAAGCGTTTGACGAAACATCGGAACGCGAAATCGTTTTCACGGACATGGCGACGGGCGAGGTTACGCACACCACGGTATTAGACGGCAGTGGTGTCGCTGATTACCGCAGCGTGATCGGTTATTTTGCAGAGACACTCCGTAAAGACCTCCGACTCATCAGTGGTTACGATGTGCTGTATGGAAAGGTTAAAGACTTTGTCCAGAACCAACTTTTCGGCGAAACGGTGATGTTAGAGCACCCAGATACCCTACAGAACCTGTCAGAACTCTCAGCCACAAAAACGGTCATGGAGACGTTCAAATACGCTATCAACGATCTCACAATACAGGATAGAGGAGATGCAAAGTTGATCGAAACAACGCGAGCACAGGACGCACGTCCCTTCATGGTTAAAGAACAGGAATACTTGGTCCCCCAAAAGTCTGTGTTCAACAGAGTCACCGGTGACAGTCATTTTGAATTGGAATTCGCCGCATTTCTCGAAAACTGCCCAGATGTCGTCTCCTACGTCAAAAACGACTTTAGCCTGCATTTCAAACTCGACTATATCAATGCAGATGGCGATATTTCCAATTACTACCCAGACTTTGTTGTTAAGTTGACGAATAGACGCGTAATCGTTGTTGAGACGAAGGGGAGAGAAGATCTGGATGTGCCGCGCAAGATGCAACGCTTATCGCAATGGTGTAAAGATGTCAACAAGGTTTCGTCAAATACTATCTATGACTTTGTTTATGTAGATCAAGAGAGTTTTGACGTATACAGACCCGAAACATTCCAGCAACTGCTTGACGGATTTACGGAATACAAAACCTCGTAG